The sequence CGCCGACTACTTCGCAGACGCTTCGTAATCGACGGTAAACCGTCGCTTTCGGGATCTAGAGGGCCTTTGCGGAATCTTGCGGAGCCGTTTGGATGGGGCGTGGAGCGTAGGTGAGGCCTCGGCGACGATGACACGTCGAGCGGTCTCGGCGCTGAAGGGATGAGCCCCTCATTCCATGAGCCCCGATCGTCTCCTCCGCTACCTCCGCGGCGACGCCTCCCTCGACGAGCGTCGCTCAGTTGATACCTGGATCGACGCTGATCCTGCCCACCGGGGCGCGCTCGACATCGTGCTTCGGCAGGCAGCGCTCGACCGTATCGACGGCGTAGCCCGCCCGACGGGCGCGCTGCTCCGGCCGTCGCAGACCGTTGGGAGTGCTCAGGTCTCCGCTTCGCCCGGTTCCTCGCCGTCGTGACCATGGAAAGCGCCCTGGGCACACAAGGCTTCCTGAGCACGGCAGACTGGTCGCGGATCATCGACGCGGTCGGCGGCAGGCTCTCGCCCGGTGAGCGGGCCGCGTTCGAGGCGTGGCTTGACGCGGACCCTGAGCGCCGCGCGGTGTACGTGGATCTCCGCGAGTGGAAGCAGACCCTGAGGCCACCGGTGGCCCCGTTCACGGAGGATAAGAACTGGGAAGCCATCCAGAGACGGATGCACCTCCCCGATGCAGGTCGCCCCAGCGGCGACCGCCAACGCGGCGTCCGCTCGTCGATGCAGCCGCTGGCGCGTTCTTCGCGCTCACTCTCCCCCTTCCGACTGTGAGCGCTGACGACTGGACCCGCATCGACGACTACCTCCGGGGTGACCCATCTCCTGAGGAACAGGCCGCGTTCGAGGCATGGCTGAGCGAAGACCCCGAGCGCCGGACAGCGTTCGAGCAGCTTCGCGGGCTCCGCGCGTGGGGTCAGGCCGAACGCTACGACGTTCCAGAAGAGGAGGTCGAAGACGACTGGGCGGCAATCCGCAGTCGGATCGATCGCTCCGATGGCGACGGCCACCGGTCCCGCTCCGCGCCCGCACGCCCCGCCGTCTCCGCCGACCGCGCCCCCCGACAGGCCACCCGACGCCCCGCCCGCAGGATCCGGCCTCTCCCGGTGGCCCTCGCCACCGCCCTCGTCGCAGCCGGCGCCTGGCTCGCCACCGCCTCCCTCCGCACCGGCGATGCCCCCGGACCGCGCACCTGGGCCACCGGGCCCACCCAGAGCGCCACCGTCCCCCTCGCCGACGGCTCCCGCGTTGTCCTCGCCAGCGGCACCACGCTCACCCGGACCGACCCCACGAGTCGCGACTACGTGCTGACCGGCGCGGCGCGCTTCGAGGTGGCTCGCGACGAGGCGCGTCCGTTCACGGTCGAGACGGAGCATGGCATGGCGCGCGTGCTGGGGACGGTGTTCACGGTCTCGGCGGCGGTAGACGCAGACAGCATGGCGGTGTCGGTGGAGGAGGGACGCGTGGCGGTTCGCTCGTCGGGCTCCGCTGGCGAGGTGGTGCTGGTGACCGGGGAGGTGGCGAGTGCTCGTGTGGACCGGGCGCCGGTGCTGGTGGCTGCGGCTGTGCCGGAGGTGGCGGCCGTACCTGATGCGGTGGACTCGTCGCCCGCGGTCGGGGTATCGCTCCGGTTCGACGGGGCTCCGCTGGCGGCGGTGGCGGCGGCGCTGTCGCAGGTCCACGGTGTGACGGTGGAGGTGGAGGGCGCCGAGGCGGCTCGCCTACCGGTCACGGCCGACTACACCGGAGTCTCGCTCGACGACGCAGTCGAATCGCTGGATGCCATCCTGGACCTCACCGTCGAGACGCGTGGGTCTCGCATCACGCTGTCGCAGACGCTTCCGGACGTCCGATGAGAATCGCTCTCCTCTCCCTTCTCGCTGGCCTGCTGGCGGCAACACCCGCTAGCGCTCAGAACGATGCGTCGCCGGTGACGCTCGACCTCGGACTCGTGACCCGTGAGGCTGCCCTGGACGCCATTCGCGATGCCTCCGGTCTCCGCCTCGCGTGGCGGACAGGGGCCACCGGGCTCCAGGACTCCGTCCTCGTCCGCTTCGAGGAGGTCCCCGCCTTGGAGGCCGTCCGGACGGTGCTCGACGGGTCGCCCTTCGGGGCCTACGCATCGGCCTCTGGGATCGTCAACGTTCGGCTCCGCCCAATTGGGACGGTGACGGGTCGCGTCGTCGACGCAGCCTCAGGGGACCCGCTCCCCGGTGCCGCCGTCCTCGTCGTCGGCACGACCCGCGGCGACGCCGCTGGCGCCGATGGGCGATTCCTCATCGACGCAGCGCCAGCGGGCGCTCAGGTGCTCCAGACGAGCTTGCTCGGCTACGAGACCGCACGCGACTCGGTCACCGTCCGCGCTGGCGCGATGACCGAGGTCGAGGTTGCGCTCGCGGAGAGCTCGTTCGGCCTGGGCGACGTCGTCGTCGAGGCTGAGACCGAGGCGGCCCGCATCGAGGCCACTGCGCAGGCCGTCGCCGTGCTCGATCTCCGTGAGGCGCGCACCCGGACCGCCGACCTCGGCGAGGTCCTCTCGCGCGCCCAGGGCGTCGCCGTCCAGCGCACGGGCGGGCTCGGGTCGAGCGAGCGCGTCTCACTCAACGGCCTCACCGACGACCAGATTCGCTTCTTTATCGACGGGCTTCCGATTGGCCTCGGCGGCTACCCGTTTGGACTCTCGAACGTACCGGTCAACCTCGTCGAGCGCGTCGAGGTCTACAAGGGCGTCGTTCCGATCCGGTTCGGGGCCGACGCGCTCGGCGGTGCCATCAACCTCGTCACGCCGGAGCCCGTGCCGGGCGCCAGCGGGTCGGCGTCGTACCAGGTGGGCTCGTTCGGGACGCACCGGACGGCGGCGGACCTTAGCTATCGCAGCGAGCGAACCGGCCTGTTCGTGCGCGGCGGCGGCTTCTACGACTTCGCCCGGAACGACTACGACGTCACGGTCTCGATCCCCGACGAGGTGGGACGGCCGCAGGAAGTGACCGTGCCGCGGTTCAACGACCGCTACCGCGCCGGATCGGTCAACCTCACAGCG is a genomic window of Bacteroidota bacterium containing:
- a CDS encoding FecR/PupR family sigma factor regulator; the protein is MESALGTQGFLSTADWSRIIDAVGGRLSPGERAAFEAWLDADPERRAVYVDLREWKQTLRPPVAPFTEDKNWEAIQRRMHLPDAGRPSGDRQRGVRSSMQPLARSSRSLSPFRL
- a CDS encoding FecR domain-containing protein; translated protein: MSADDWTRIDDYLRGDPSPEEQAAFEAWLSEDPERRTAFEQLRGLRAWGQAERYDVPEEEVEDDWAAIRSRIDRSDGDGHRSRSAPARPAVSADRAPRQATRRPARRIRPLPVALATALVAAGAWLATASLRTGDAPGPRTWATGPTQSATVPLADGSRVVLASGTTLTRTDPTSRDYVLTGAARFEVARDEARPFTVETEHGMARVLGTVFTVSAAVDADSMAVSVEEGRVAVRSSGSAGEVVLVTGEVASARVDRAPVLVAAAVPEVAAVPDAVDSSPAVGVSLRFDGAPLAAVAAALSQVHGVTVEVEGAEAARLPVTADYTGVSLDDAVESLDAILDLTVETRGSRITLSQTLPDVR